Proteins encoded by one window of Kribbella italica:
- a CDS encoding glutamate-5-semialdehyde dehydrogenase: protein MSEIIQLCRQAREASYALAAASRATKDAALHAMAAALRANTERIVTANAKDVAAAREAGTAESTVDRLALDPGRVDAMAAGLEQLAGLVDPVGEVVRGYNLPNGLELKQVRVPFGVVGIIYEARPNVTADAAGICLKSGNAVLLRGSSSAASSNEAIIAVLRDAVVEAGLPADVIQGVPGDRAAVKELMQARGLVDVLIPRGGAGLIQTVVTESTVPVIETGVGNCHVYVDADADLELALTILMNSKTQRPSVCNATESLLVHASVADEFLAKALPALAEAGVTVHGDPKVVAAGKDIQPATDEDYAAEYHGLELSAAVVDSLEAAVEHIRKYSSSHTDAIITRSQAASRRFVQAVDSAAVVVNASTRFTDGGEYGFGAEIGISTQKLHARGPMGLPEMTSTKYVVIGEGQIRT from the coding sequence ATGAGCGAGATCATCCAGCTGTGCCGGCAGGCCCGGGAGGCGTCGTACGCGTTGGCTGCGGCGTCGCGCGCGACCAAGGACGCGGCGTTGCACGCGATGGCGGCGGCTCTCCGGGCCAACACCGAGCGGATCGTGACGGCCAACGCGAAGGATGTCGCGGCGGCGCGTGAGGCCGGTACGGCGGAGTCGACTGTTGACCGGCTGGCGCTGGACCCGGGGCGCGTGGACGCGATGGCCGCGGGGCTGGAGCAGTTGGCGGGGCTGGTGGATCCGGTGGGCGAGGTCGTTCGCGGGTACAACCTGCCGAACGGGCTGGAGCTCAAGCAGGTGCGGGTGCCGTTCGGCGTCGTCGGGATCATCTACGAGGCGCGCCCGAACGTGACCGCCGACGCGGCGGGGATCTGCCTGAAGTCGGGGAACGCGGTGCTGCTGCGGGGCTCGTCCTCGGCGGCCTCGTCGAACGAGGCGATCATCGCCGTACTGCGAGACGCCGTCGTCGAGGCCGGCCTGCCGGCGGACGTGATCCAGGGCGTGCCGGGGGACCGCGCCGCGGTCAAGGAGCTGATGCAGGCGCGCGGGCTGGTCGACGTACTGATTCCGCGCGGTGGTGCCGGGCTGATCCAGACCGTGGTCACCGAGTCGACCGTGCCGGTGATCGAGACCGGCGTCGGCAACTGCCACGTGTACGTCGACGCGGACGCGGATCTGGAGCTCGCGCTGACGATCCTGATGAACTCCAAGACCCAGCGGCCGAGCGTGTGCAACGCGACGGAATCGCTGCTGGTGCACGCCTCTGTGGCGGACGAGTTCCTGGCCAAGGCGCTGCCGGCGCTGGCCGAGGCCGGTGTCACGGTGCACGGCGACCCGAAGGTGGTTGCTGCGGGCAAGGACATCCAGCCGGCCACGGACGAGGACTACGCGGCGGAGTACCACGGCCTGGAGCTGTCGGCGGCCGTCGTCGACTCGCTGGAGGCCGCGGTCGAGCACATCCGCAAGTACAGCTCCAGCCACACCGACGCGATCATCACCAGGTCGCAGGCGGCGTCGCGCCGGTTCGTGCAGGCGGTCGACTCGGCGGCGGTGGTGGTCAACGCCAGCACCCGCTTCACCGACGGCGGCGAGTACGGCTTCGGCGCGGAGATCGGGATCTCCACCCAGAAGCTGCACGCGCGCGGGCCGATGGGGCTGCCGGAGATGACGTCGACGAAGTACGTGGTGATCGGCGAGGGCCAGATCAGGACCTGA
- a CDS encoding 4'-phosphopantetheinyl transferase family protein, producing MIEVWWARLSTQPIDPRWITDLDPAERERLAAYVRTEDQNRFLLGCTIVRRLLARRQQLPPASIRLDRRCPDCGRPHGKVRTEGAELSITHSGDLVGVAFHPTTPIGLDVELVNPAVDAVALARVSLASAETDDLVRRPAADQPAAFTTYWTRKEAVVKATGDGIRTDLTKLVVTPPDQPAAVVSWPDHAGPIQLIDVDSAPNHRAALAALSDEPIEMSLEDAANLLSS from the coding sequence ATGATCGAGGTCTGGTGGGCCCGCCTCAGCACCCAGCCGATCGACCCTCGATGGATCACCGACCTCGATCCAGCCGAACGCGAGCGCTTGGCGGCGTACGTACGGACGGAGGACCAGAACCGCTTCCTGCTCGGCTGCACCATCGTCCGCCGCCTCCTCGCCCGCCGCCAACAGTTGCCCCCAGCAAGCATCCGCCTGGACCGCCGCTGCCCCGACTGCGGCCGCCCCCACGGCAAGGTCCGCACCGAGGGCGCCGAGCTCTCGATCACCCACTCCGGCGACCTGGTCGGCGTCGCCTTCCACCCGACCACACCAATCGGCCTGGACGTGGAGCTGGTCAACCCCGCCGTCGACGCGGTCGCGCTGGCGCGCGTGAGCCTCGCCTCGGCGGAGACCGACGACCTCGTACGCCGCCCAGCCGCGGATCAGCCGGCCGCGTTCACGACGTACTGGACCCGCAAGGAAGCCGTGGTCAAAGCCACCGGCGACGGAATCCGCACCGACCTCACCAAGCTGGTCGTCACTCCACCCGACCAGCCCGCCGCGGTCGTCAGCTGGCCGGACCACGCCGGCCCGATCCAGCTGATCGACGTCGACTCAGCCCCGAATCACCGGGCCGCCCTCGCCGCTTTGAGCGACGAGCCGATCGAGATGAGTCTCGAGGACGCCGCCAACCTGCTCAGCTCCTGA
- a CDS encoding winged helix-turn-helix transcriptional regulator — protein sequence MRRSSFSPEPDCAVAQSLAVVGDPWELLIVRDLARGLDRFDLLADSLRISRKVLTERLVGLMDSGVVERTAYQERPTRYAYGLTPRGRALLPVLVALQDWGDRWLLGDGELTGTNDAAEPPAQRLHELVGHRVPAELLLPATTGGLVDVLSAETTVIFGFPATGRPTPLPDEWPTIAGAHGCTLENRLFSKHHDAFRAAGITVHGVSTQRPDEQRAFAELEQIAHPLLSDTDLQLTASLRLPTFRSGGLERLKRFVLVVGADRVIRAVRYPVTDIPDAVSWALNTA from the coding sequence GTGCGGCGGAGCAGTTTCTCGCCCGAGCCGGACTGTGCGGTGGCGCAGTCGCTCGCGGTCGTCGGCGACCCGTGGGAGCTGCTGATCGTGCGCGACCTCGCCCGCGGGCTCGACCGCTTCGACCTGCTGGCCGACTCGCTGCGCATCTCCCGCAAGGTGCTGACCGAGCGGTTGGTCGGGCTGATGGACAGCGGGGTCGTCGAGCGTACGGCGTACCAGGAACGTCCGACGCGGTACGCCTACGGGCTGACCCCACGCGGCCGGGCGCTGCTCCCGGTGCTCGTGGCGCTGCAGGACTGGGGCGATCGCTGGCTCCTCGGCGACGGCGAACTCACCGGCACCAACGATGCCGCCGAGCCACCCGCCCAGCGCCTTCACGAGCTGGTCGGGCACCGGGTCCCCGCCGAGTTGTTGCTTCCCGCAACCACTGGCGGACTGGTCGATGTGCTGTCGGCCGAGACGACGGTCATCTTCGGCTTCCCCGCGACCGGGCGCCCCACGCCGTTGCCGGACGAATGGCCGACCATCGCCGGCGCGCACGGCTGCACCCTCGAGAACAGACTCTTCAGCAAGCACCACGACGCCTTCCGCGCCGCAGGCATCACGGTCCACGGCGTGAGCACCCAACGCCCCGACGAGCAGCGCGCCTTCGCCGAACTGGAGCAGATCGCCCACCCGCTGCTCTCCGACACGGACCTGCAGCTCACGGCCTCGCTGCGCCTGCCGACCTTCCGCTCCGGCGGCCTCGAACGCCTCAAACGCTTCGTCCTCGTGGTCGGCGCCGACCGCGTGATCCGCGCCGTCCGCTACCCGGTCACCGACATCCCCGACGCGGTCAGCTGGGCGTTGAACACCGCATGA
- a CDS encoding MFS transporter: MNFWRRIADLPGWLKAVMLGQLVSSAGALAWIYLTLYLVDDRGMSAQQAGFAAAAYGLGLLGGNLGGGWIGDRFGLRTAAIGSQLTWAAACLAMPVVPNSGLAVTAVIAGLCGGASRPNLSALVATAMPADRRREGIALSRTASNAGFTIGPPLGGLLAAYDFSLVFVVDAVSSLVLAVVVWRWVPPATRVVVKQAHGVWRALRQDRPTVVLLAAIVVVDTAYRQLFATMPLLLRDAGSPAVAYGVLIGLSSVVIVLLEAPLAVRLAGHQARRVIAAGFLLVGLGLAVLGVWPALVGAAMAVAVITAGEMLYKPTATAHVADAAPEGMVGRYSSLYAAASISGMFLAPALGGTAYEHVPALLYPAAAVLALAAAAAVTAAGERAVLPSGSTGRPSSGS; the protein is encoded by the coding sequence ATGAACTTCTGGCGCCGGATCGCCGATCTCCCCGGCTGGCTCAAAGCGGTGATGCTGGGGCAGTTGGTCAGCTCGGCCGGCGCGCTGGCCTGGATCTACCTGACCCTCTACCTCGTCGACGACCGCGGCATGAGCGCCCAGCAGGCCGGGTTCGCCGCAGCGGCGTACGGCCTGGGCCTGCTCGGCGGCAATCTCGGCGGCGGCTGGATCGGCGACCGGTTCGGCCTGCGGACAGCGGCGATCGGCAGCCAGCTGACCTGGGCGGCGGCCTGCCTGGCGATGCCGGTCGTCCCCAACAGCGGCCTGGCCGTCACAGCCGTCATCGCCGGGCTGTGCGGGGGAGCGAGCCGCCCGAACCTCAGTGCCCTCGTCGCGACCGCGATGCCGGCTGACCGACGCCGCGAAGGGATCGCGCTGTCGCGGACCGCCAGCAACGCCGGGTTCACCATCGGCCCGCCGCTGGGCGGCCTGCTGGCGGCGTACGACTTCTCGCTGGTCTTCGTGGTCGACGCGGTGAGCAGTCTGGTCCTGGCGGTGGTGGTCTGGCGTTGGGTCCCGCCTGCGACCCGAGTCGTCGTCAAGCAGGCCCACGGCGTCTGGCGGGCGCTGAGGCAGGACAGGCCGACCGTCGTACTGCTCGCTGCGATCGTCGTGGTCGACACGGCGTACCGGCAGCTCTTCGCGACCATGCCGCTGCTGCTGAGGGACGCCGGCTCGCCTGCGGTCGCGTACGGCGTACTGATCGGGCTGAGCTCGGTAGTGATCGTCCTGCTCGAGGCGCCGCTAGCAGTACGGCTTGCAGGTCACCAGGCTCGACGTGTGATCGCAGCGGGCTTCCTGCTCGTTGGACTGGGTCTGGCCGTGCTGGGAGTGTGGCCGGCGCTGGTAGGCGCCGCTATGGCAGTAGCGGTGATCACTGCCGGGGAGATGCTCTACAAGCCGACTGCGACTGCCCACGTGGCCGACGCCGCGCCAGAGGGGATGGTCGGCCGCTACAGCAGCCTGTACGCCGCTGCGTCGATCAGCGGGATGTTCCTGGCGCCGGCACTCGGCGGTACGGCGTACGAGCACGTGCCGGCGCTCCTCTACCCGGCGGCCGCCGTACTGGCTCTGGCAGCGGCCGCGGCCGTCACTGCGGCAGGGGAGCGGGCCGTGCTTCCCAGCGGGTCGACAGGACGACCGTCGTCCGGGTCCTGA
- a CDS encoding Lrp/AsnC family transcriptional regulator: MDVIDRQLVEALRANGRSSWAELGRVVGLSGPSVQERVKRLEERGVLLGYRAVVAPDQVGLGTSALIGLFQRDDVETDDIVEGVREIEAVEDCWFVAGDQELVVKVRVADVTQLEAVVGQLRRVNGVVRTRTTVVLSTRWEARPAPLPQ, translated from the coding sequence ATGGATGTTATCGATCGACAGCTGGTCGAGGCGCTGCGGGCCAACGGGCGGTCCAGCTGGGCCGAGCTCGGGCGGGTCGTCGGGCTGTCCGGGCCGAGCGTCCAGGAGCGGGTGAAGCGGCTCGAGGAGCGCGGCGTCCTGCTCGGCTACCGCGCGGTGGTCGCCCCGGACCAGGTCGGGCTCGGCACGAGCGCGCTGATCGGGCTGTTCCAGCGCGACGACGTGGAGACCGACGACATCGTCGAGGGCGTCCGCGAGATCGAGGCCGTCGAGGACTGCTGGTTCGTGGCCGGGGACCAGGAGCTGGTGGTCAAAGTGCGCGTCGCCGACGTCACCCAGCTCGAGGCGGTCGTCGGCCAGCTCCGCCGGGTCAACGGCGTGGTCAGGACCCGGACGACGGTCGTCCTGTCGACCCGCTGGGAAGCACGGCCCGCTCCCCTGCCGCAGTGA
- the nadD gene encoding nicotinate-nucleotide adenylyltransferase, which yields MNSPERVRRLGVMGGTFDPIHHGHLVAASEVQAYFDLDEVIFVPTGQPWQKTDRAVSPPEDRYLMTVIATASNPRFSVSRVDIDRPGPTYTIDTLRDLSRLYPDAELFFITGADALAQILTWRDVDEMFKLAQFVGCTRPGTEATELPLDRLPMDRITLLEVPALAISSTECRARVAKGNPTWYLVPDGIVQYIAKRDLYTNH from the coding sequence GTGAACTCCCCGGAGCGGGTCCGGCGCCTCGGCGTCATGGGCGGAACGTTCGACCCGATCCACCACGGCCACCTGGTGGCCGCCAGCGAGGTGCAGGCGTACTTCGACCTGGACGAGGTGATCTTCGTCCCGACCGGCCAGCCCTGGCAGAAGACCGACCGGGCCGTCTCGCCGCCCGAGGACCGGTACCTGATGACGGTGATCGCGACCGCCTCGAACCCCCGGTTCTCGGTCAGCCGGGTGGACATCGACCGGCCCGGGCCGACGTACACGATCGACACCCTGCGCGACCTGTCCCGGCTCTACCCCGACGCCGAGCTGTTCTTCATCACCGGCGCCGACGCGCTGGCCCAGATCCTGACCTGGCGCGACGTCGACGAGATGTTCAAACTGGCCCAGTTCGTGGGCTGCACCCGGCCGGGGACCGAGGCGACCGAGCTCCCGCTCGACCGGCTCCCGATGGACCGGATCACCCTGCTCGAGGTGCCCGCGCTGGCCATCTCGTCGACCGAGTGCCGCGCCCGGGTCGCCAAGGGCAACCCGACCTGGTACCTGGTCCCGGACGGAATCGTCCAGTACATCGCCAAGCGCGACCTCTACACCAACCACTAG
- the rsfS gene encoding ribosome silencing factor: MPASERAVELLTAAAEAAHDKKAENVLAFDVSEQLAITDAFLVASASNDRQVRAIVDAIEDKLREDFDAKPVRREGAREGRWVLLDYLEIVIHVQHNEERSFYSLERLWRDCPVIPLPSPVPGAPTD; this comes from the coding sequence ATGCCAGCCTCCGAACGTGCCGTCGAGCTGCTCACCGCGGCAGCCGAGGCAGCCCACGACAAGAAGGCCGAGAACGTGCTCGCGTTCGACGTCTCCGAGCAGCTCGCGATCACCGACGCGTTCCTGGTCGCCTCGGCGTCCAACGACCGCCAGGTCCGCGCGATCGTCGACGCGATCGAGGACAAGCTGCGCGAGGACTTCGACGCCAAGCCGGTCCGCCGCGAGGGCGCCCGCGAGGGCCGCTGGGTGCTGCTGGACTACCTGGAGATCGTCATCCACGTCCAGCACAACGAGGAGCGCAGCTTCTACTCCCTCGAGCGGCTGTGGCGCGACTGCCCGGTGATCCCGCTGCCGTCGCCGGTGCCGGGCGCGCCGACGGACTGA
- a CDS encoding histidine phosphatase family protein, translated as MTAGRLIVWRHGRTEWNLQDKVQGQADIPLDEVGVEQARAAAARLASLAPTRLIASDLQRAASTAAELAALTGLTVEYDKSLREIDVDDWAGLTMAELADMNPEAAARIRAGEPQRRGTAGETVEEVAARFAPALQRAVEDADPADTVVVATHGLAARVGVCLFLGIPQAHWPAFGGLSNCNWISLLPSRNNNWRIEEWNAGSLPEPVMSDDPQQ; from the coding sequence ATGACTGCAGGACGCCTGATCGTCTGGCGCCACGGCCGCACCGAGTGGAACCTCCAGGACAAGGTCCAGGGCCAGGCCGACATCCCCCTGGACGAGGTCGGCGTCGAGCAGGCCCGCGCGGCCGCGGCGCGCCTCGCGTCCCTCGCGCCGACCCGCCTGATCGCCAGCGACCTCCAGCGCGCCGCCTCCACCGCGGCCGAGCTGGCAGCGCTGACCGGCCTCACGGTCGAGTACGACAAGTCCCTCCGCGAGATCGACGTCGACGACTGGGCCGGCCTCACCATGGCCGAACTCGCCGACATGAACCCCGAGGCCGCCGCCCGCATCCGAGCCGGCGAACCCCAACGCCGCGGCACGGCCGGCGAAACCGTAGAAGAGGTAGCAGCCCGCTTCGCCCCCGCCCTCCAGCGCGCCGTAGAGGACGCAGACCCCGCCGACACCGTCGTGGTCGCCACCCACGGCCTGGCCGCCCGAGTAGGCGTCTGCCTCTTCCTGGGCATCCCCCAGGCCCACTGGCCCGCCTTCGGCGGCCTCTCCAACTGCAACTGGATCTCCCTCCTCCCCAGCCGCAACAACAACTGGCGCATTGAGGAATGGAACGCCGGCTCCCTCCCGGAGCCCGTCATGAGCGACGACCCGCAGCAGTAG
- a CDS encoding N-acetyltransferase, which translates to MRHNRISEAYFWQTLEAFPTTCLIATTEDGSPVADAQAVQLEFGGRGREQLPAGGWEQAVVWAYADARHSVVPNVACALNISVSKDFQGQGLAGLMLAVLRDAAANLDLTGLLAPVRPSHKHLEPLTPMPEYADRTREDGLPSDPWLRTHVRAGGEIVGTAPTSWLVSGTLEDWRTWTGLPFDQTGPVEVPGALTTVHCDLASNYAVYVEPNVWVRHTLRR; encoded by the coding sequence ATGCGCCACAACCGGATCTCCGAGGCCTACTTCTGGCAGACCCTCGAGGCCTTCCCGACGACCTGTTTGATTGCGACCACGGAGGACGGGTCACCTGTAGCGGACGCACAAGCGGTGCAACTGGAATTCGGCGGTCGAGGACGCGAACAACTACCTGCCGGTGGTTGGGAGCAAGCAGTCGTCTGGGCCTACGCCGATGCCCGCCACAGCGTCGTACCGAACGTCGCCTGCGCGCTCAACATCAGCGTCAGCAAAGACTTCCAAGGTCAGGGACTGGCAGGCCTGATGCTCGCCGTACTGCGTGATGCGGCTGCCAACCTGGATCTGACCGGCCTCCTCGCACCCGTGCGCCCAAGTCACAAGCATCTCGAGCCACTCACTCCTATGCCCGAGTACGCCGACCGGACCCGCGAAGACGGCCTGCCCTCCGACCCATGGCTCAGAACCCACGTCAGAGCCGGCGGCGAGATTGTCGGCACGGCGCCCACATCCTGGCTGGTCTCAGGAACCCTGGAGGACTGGAGAACCTGGACCGGACTCCCGTTCGACCAGACCGGCCCTGTCGAAGTACCAGGCGCCCTGACCACGGTGCACTGCGACCTCGCCTCCAACTACGCCGTGTACGTCGAACCCAACGTCTGGGTCCGACATACCCTCCGCCGATGA
- a CDS encoding histidine phosphatase family protein → MRTLYVVTHPEATHHVDRVVGGQFDSELTPRGHRQASAIANRLAELVPPGADLFTSDLKRTTQTAEAIALKLGLTPVLMTDLREKSYGLAGGKPQQWLNDRFVFPPASGERLHHNEGIEGAETRAALAHRAYRAVDQILARNSPHQVIVTHGTALTFVLCAWLRFPVDSTGYASFRSTSGGITTLQEDDRYHYRTIESLNNTTHLPPGD, encoded by the coding sequence ATGAGAACCCTGTACGTCGTCACGCACCCCGAGGCCACGCACCACGTCGACCGCGTCGTCGGCGGTCAGTTCGACTCCGAGCTCACGCCCCGAGGCCACCGGCAGGCCTCCGCAATCGCCAACCGCCTCGCCGAACTCGTCCCACCCGGCGCCGACCTCTTCACCTCAGACCTCAAACGCACCACCCAGACCGCCGAGGCCATCGCGTTGAAGCTAGGACTCACCCCCGTCCTCATGACCGACCTCCGCGAAAAGTCCTACGGCCTCGCCGGCGGCAAGCCCCAACAGTGGCTGAACGACCGCTTCGTCTTCCCACCGGCCTCCGGCGAACGCCTCCACCACAACGAAGGCATCGAAGGCGCCGAAACCAGAGCCGCCCTGGCCCACCGCGCCTACCGCGCCGTCGACCAGATCCTCGCCCGCAACTCCCCCCACCAAGTCATCGTCACCCACGGCACAGCCCTGACCTTCGTCCTCTGCGCCTGGCTCCGCTTCCCGGTCGACTCCACCGGCTACGCCTCCTTCCGCTCCACCAGCGGAGGCATCACCACCCTCCAGGAAGACGACCGCTACCACTACCGAACCATCGAGTCCCTGAACAACACCACTCACCTGCCCCCAGGCGACTGA
- a CDS encoding DUF998 domain-containing protein, producing the protein MSTATITAPKVETLGALALAGPLWAVVALGQAATRDGFDLTRHPLSMLSTGSLGWLQITNFVVAGALAIVGARGIGWATGSKWAPRLVTAYGVGYILAGVFVLDAGDGFPAGTPLGAPATISWHAIAHLLAGTIAFAALTAVLFVLGRFFARRGERGWAWVARSGGAAVILADVASMAGVPAASAVLATGVIYAMLILSGAALKLRGEQAAA; encoded by the coding sequence ATGTCCACTGCAACGATCACCGCACCCAAGGTCGAAACGCTCGGAGCGCTCGCACTAGCCGGTCCGCTCTGGGCCGTCGTCGCGCTCGGCCAGGCCGCGACGCGGGACGGGTTCGACCTCACTCGTCATCCGCTGAGCATGTTGTCGACCGGGTCGCTCGGCTGGTTGCAGATCACTAACTTCGTCGTTGCCGGGGCTCTTGCGATCGTCGGTGCGCGTGGGATCGGTTGGGCGACCGGGAGTAAATGGGCGCCACGCTTGGTGACGGCGTACGGCGTGGGCTACATCTTGGCCGGCGTCTTCGTGCTGGACGCCGGTGACGGATTTCCGGCGGGTACGCCGCTGGGGGCGCCTGCGACGATCAGTTGGCATGCGATCGCCCACCTGCTGGCCGGCACGATCGCGTTCGCCGCGCTGACCGCTGTGCTGTTCGTGCTCGGTCGGTTCTTTGCTCGGCGCGGTGAGCGCGGCTGGGCGTGGGTCGCTCGCAGCGGTGGTGCCGCGGTGATCCTCGCGGACGTCGCGTCGATGGCCGGAGTGCCTGCGGCGTCCGCGGTGCTGGCGACGGGCGTCATCTACGCGATGCTGATCCTGTCGGGCGCGGCCCTGAAGCTGAGGGGTGAGCAGGCGGCGGCCTGA